The following is a genomic window from Nitrososphaerota archaeon.
AGAATCAGCCGAGTACACCCAGTTCGTCGGCGCCACCTTCGCGGCGCTGAACGGGCTCCTGGCCAGATACTACATGGAGCAGAAGAACGTCACCAGGGACGAGCTGAGCTCTATCCCGGTGCTCGACCACGCCAACGCGGTCACGGCGGCCCATGCCCAGTTCAGGAAGGCCATCACCCCGGAGGTGGTGGGGAGGTCTGCCATGATAGCGGACCCGCTCAGGCTGTTCGACTGCGCCCCGGTGGGGGACGGGGCTGCGGCGGCGATGATCGTAGGCGAAGGGGGCGCGTCGGCAGGGAAGGGGAAGCTGGCGGAGGTCCTAGGAGGGAGGGTGGCTACCAACGAGTTCAGCATCTATGAAAGGGAAGACATGCTCGACTTCAAGGCCACCAGGGAGGCGTTCAGGGGGGCGACGGCGGAGGCGGGGGTCTCCGCGAAGAAGCTCAGCCTGGTCGAGGTCCACGACGCCTTCTCCGTCGTGGGGGCCCTGTCGCTGGAGGCGATGGGGTTCTCGAAGCCGGGAGAAGGGTCCAGGGACGCGAAGGCAGGCAAATATTCCAGAGGAGGAGAGCTCCCGATCAACACCTTCGGAGGGCTGAAGGCCAGGGGGCACCCGGTCGGGGCTACCGGGATGTACCAGATAGTCGAAGCGTACCTCCAGCTGACAGAGCAGGCCGGGAAGAACCAGGTGGAGGGGGCGGAGTACGCCGCCACGCAGAACATAGGCGGGGTCGACTCCACCAGCGCGGTACACGTCTTCGGGAGGAGCCCCTGAGTTGGCGATACAGCACTGGAGGGTGAGGGACCGCTACTATCGGCTCATCGGGAGCAGGTGCACCGGATGCGGGGCGGAGTGCTTCCCTCCCGTCTACAGGTGCAGGAAGTGCGGGTCGGAAGAGATAGAGGACAAGGAGATGCCCAAGAGCGGCAAGATCGTCACCTACACCCAGCTCCACGAGCCCCTCCCGGGGTTCGAAGCGCAGGCCCCCTTCTACCTCGCGGTGGTGGAGCTCGACAACGGGGCAAAGATACTCACCCAGCTGGTCGACTCCCCGGACGAGTCGGTCAAGACGGGGGCGAAAGTCGTCGCGACGGTCCGCAGGGCGATGGTCGACGGAGACTCCGGGCAGATCACGTACGGCTACAAATTCAGAGTGACATAGGGAGCCAGGCTGGTCCGCTCCGTCCGGCGCGCCTCTGACGGAACCTCAGCCGCGCAGCTCTCTTCGCATGAGCACGTTGCTCTTCCCGAAGGGGGCGACCACCCTGAACCCCCGCTTCTCGAACATGGACGTGCTCCCGAACCAGGCTGCCAGCGCGCCCCTGTTGGTCACAGGGTACGCTTCTACCGTCCCTCCTCCCTTCTTCTGTATGGAGCTGACCGCGGCGTCGAGGGCGGCTGACGCCACCCCTCTGTTCCGGTACGCCCTGTCGACCGAGAAGCATGTTATCCTCCAGAGCTTTCCCGGGCCGGCCCTGAGGTCCAGCTTGCGGTACTTCCTCCCCCTGTCGATCCGGGGCGCCTCCTCCTTGGGGCCGTACTGGCACCACCCCACAGGCCTGCCGTGGTCGTAGACGAGTATCCCGTGGGCCCTCCCGTCCGAGACCAGCTTCCGCTTCTCCCTCCTGTTCCGTTCGGCCCTCTGCTCCAGGGTGAGGCTCTCACGTTCGGCTTGCGGAGGCGACCTCTCCTTCTGGTAGTAGACGCACCAGCAGACCCCCCACTCCCCCTTGCGCCTGAAGAGGGCCTGAAAGTCCGGCCACGTCTCCTTCGTGAGCTCTCTGGTCTCGTACTTGGGCGGGGCCGTCTCCACGGCGCCGGAGGGTCCCCACGGCTACTAAGGGTTCCCTGCGCGGCTGCGTCTCCCTTCCGCGGGCCGGCCGGGGGCGGACTCCGACGCCACGACAGTTAAGACGAATGAAGCCGCAGGGTCAGCGCCCATGGTCCAGACTGTGACCGTCCTCGCGGTCTTCCTTCTCATATCGTTGTTCTCCGTCCTCGTCGCGAGGAAGGCCAGGACCCCGTACACGACGCTCCTGGTCCTAGTCGGGCTCGCGCTTTCGGCCATACCGCTGGCAGGCCTAGCCGGGCTGAGGGGGTTCTTCAACGACCTGGCCAACGAGCAGCTGTTCGTCGGGCTCGTCCTCCCGCCCCTCCTCTTCGAGAGCATCATGAGCGTCAAGGTCTCCGACTTCCGGGCGGTCTACAGGCCCGCCCTCCTCATGGCCACCATGGGGGTCCTGGTCTCCACCCTGGTGGTGGGGGTGGTCCTCTGGAGGGTTGTCGGGTTCTCCCCCTTGGTGTCGTTCCTCTTCGCCGCGCTCATCTCCCCGACCGACGTCGCCACGGTCCTCGAGATATTCGGGAGGGCGAACGTCCCCACCAAGCTGGCGACGCTGGTCGAGATGGAGTCGGTGTTCAACGACCCCACGGGCATCGCCATATTCACCGTCGTCCTGACCACGTCGGCCGCGGTGTCGCTGCGCGCCTTCCAGGCCGCCGCC
Proteins encoded in this region:
- a CDS encoding GNAT family N-acetyltransferase, whose product is METAPPKYETRELTKETWPDFQALFRRKGEWGVCWCVYYQKERSPPQAERESLTLEQRAERNRREKRKLVSDGRAHGILVYDHGRPVGWCQYGPKEEAPRIDRGRKYRKLDLRAGPGKLWRITCFSVDRAYRNRGVASAALDAAVSSIQKKGGGTVEAYPVTNRGALAAWFGSTSMFEKRGFRVVAPFGKSNVLMRRELRG
- a CDS encoding thiolase domain-containing protein (Catalyzes the synthesis of acetoacetyl coenzyme A from two molecules of acetyl coenzyme A. It can also act as a thiolase, catalyzing the reverse reaction and generating two-carbon units from the four-carbon product of fatty acid oxidation) translates to MARKAYVSSVGFTPVGDHWEKSIRDLAVEAARGALKGSGVKNPGQIIVGNMFSAVGASQEHLGALLASALGLSGTPAYKIEAACSSGGTAFNVGYNLVRSGAVDSALVVGVEKMRDLEPEEVSQALAMAESAEYTQFVGATFAALNGLLARYYMEQKNVTRDELSSIPVLDHANAVTAAHAQFRKAITPEVVGRSAMIADPLRLFDCAPVGDGAAAAMIVGEGGASAGKGKLAEVLGGRVATNEFSIYEREDMLDFKATREAFRGATAEAGVSAKKLSLVEVHDAFSVVGALSLEAMGFSKPGEGSRDAKAGKYSRGGELPINTFGGLKARGHPVGATGMYQIVEAYLQLTEQAGKNQVEGAEYAATQNIGGVDSTSAVHVFGRSP
- a CDS encoding Zn-ribbon domain-containing OB-fold protein — protein: MAIQHWRVRDRYYRLIGSRCTGCGAECFPPVYRCRKCGSEEIEDKEMPKSGKIVTYTQLHEPLPGFEAQAPFYLAVVELDNGAKILTQLVDSPDESVKTGAKVVATVRRAMVDGDSGQITYGYKFRVT